In Desulfuromonas sp., the following are encoded in one genomic region:
- the nuoG gene encoding NADH-quinone oxidoreductase subunit NuoG, with translation MPTLTIDNRQITVPEGTNVLEAAKALGIVIPHFCYHEALGAVGACRLCAMKFVEGPVKGIQMACTVKAADEMVVSTLDPEAVELRAHVIEWLMTNHPHDCPVCDEGGECQLQDMTIAGGHSVRRFRGPKRTYRNQDLGPFVEQEMNRCIQCYRCVRTYQDYCGGDDFGVLGSRNRVFFGRFREGRLESPFSGNLVDACPTGVFTDKTYRFRSRFWDLEEAPSVCPHCSLGCATLPGARYRELQRVRSGVNREVNGFFLCDRGRFGYGHANHPKRPRIPKIDGRESSWEEALSETGKRLEAALASDGPGAVAFLGSRRASLEAGAALKGWAGELGSDRVASECHPGLDGAARTAAALLGDFACSLEEVRRSDLVVLVGADPLAEGPMMALAVRQAVREGGAVVVIDPRPVGLPCAAERISLPPHLLHPALEALASGTGAALPEEGGARVEDLAKRLRDSRHPALVGGAALLGGHGVAALARAASALSNEERPCGATILLPGPNSYGGALLAGDGPDFDTLLDGMLGGKIKALVCLESDPLLDHPDPGRVEAALARLDTLVVLDCLPTRTLHGADILLPTRAPAESDGTYVNNEGRMQTYARVFEPGIPISVSGGGDHPPRTFRPDTPGEQPLPAWAVLEMLRGRPAELTAVRSELVESDARFSGLEELEAGGTGQRVTGSGTLPPAGEPPLPGCTPGGTLQLLSVDAFAGSEPFSALSGPLVAIRPEPHLLISPADAERLDIEDGAPVRLTTERGHLALPARHAAPLPPGLLLLPRLLGTASEPFVPGGPPLDCTVEREGER, from the coding sequence ATGCCCACTCTGACCATCGACAACCGACAGATCACCGTCCCCGAGGGGACCAACGTGCTCGAGGCGGCGAAGGCGCTGGGGATCGTCATCCCCCACTTCTGCTACCACGAGGCGCTGGGCGCCGTCGGGGCCTGCCGGCTCTGCGCGATGAAATTCGTCGAGGGGCCGGTGAAGGGAATCCAGATGGCGTGCACCGTCAAGGCCGCCGACGAGATGGTCGTCTCCACCCTCGACCCGGAGGCGGTGGAACTGCGGGCCCACGTGATCGAATGGCTGATGACCAACCATCCCCACGACTGCCCGGTCTGCGACGAGGGGGGGGAGTGCCAGCTGCAGGACATGACGATCGCCGGGGGGCACTCGGTCCGCCGCTTCCGGGGGCCGAAACGGACCTACCGGAACCAGGATCTTGGCCCCTTCGTCGAGCAAGAGATGAACCGCTGCATCCAGTGCTACCGCTGCGTACGCACCTACCAGGACTACTGCGGCGGGGACGACTTCGGCGTCCTCGGCAGCCGCAACCGGGTCTTCTTCGGACGCTTCCGGGAGGGCCGCCTGGAGAGCCCCTTCTCCGGAAACCTGGTGGACGCCTGCCCCACGGGGGTCTTCACCGACAAGACCTACCGCTTCCGCAGCCGCTTCTGGGACCTGGAAGAGGCCCCCTCGGTCTGCCCCCACTGCTCCCTCGGCTGCGCCACGCTCCCCGGCGCCCGCTACCGGGAGCTGCAGCGGGTCCGCTCCGGAGTCAACAGGGAGGTCAACGGCTTCTTTCTCTGCGACCGGGGGCGTTTCGGCTACGGTCACGCCAACCACCCCAAGCGCCCCCGCATCCCGAAAATTGATGGCCGAGAGTCCTCCTGGGAAGAGGCCCTCTCCGAGACGGGCAAACGCCTGGAGGCCGCCCTGGCGTCCGACGGGCCGGGTGCCGTGGCCTTTCTCGGCTCGCGGCGCGCCTCTCTGGAAGCAGGGGCCGCCCTGAAGGGGTGGGCCGGTGAACTCGGCAGCGACCGGGTCGCCTCCGAGTGCCACCCGGGGCTCGACGGGGCGGCCCGCACCGCCGCCGCCCTCCTCGGCGATTTCGCCTGCTCCCTGGAGGAGGTGCGCCGCAGCGACCTCGTCGTCCTGGTCGGGGCCGACCCCCTCGCCGAGGGGCCGATGATGGCCTTGGCGGTGCGCCAGGCGGTGCGCGAAGGGGGGGCCGTCGTCGTGATCGACCCCCGCCCCGTGGGACTGCCCTGCGCCGCCGAGCGCATCTCCCTCCCCCCGCACCTTCTGCACCCCGCCCTGGAGGCCCTCGCCTCGGGGACCGGGGCCGCCCTGCCGGAAGAGGGGGGGGCCCGGGTGGAGGATCTCGCAAAGCGACTGAGGGATTCCCGTCACCCGGCACTGGTAGGGGGCGCCGCCCTCCTCGGCGGGCACGGCGTCGCCGCCCTCGCCCGGGCGGCCAGTGCCCTGTCGAACGAAGAGCGCCCCTGCGGGGCCACCATCCTGCTTCCCGGACCGAACAGCTATGGCGGCGCCCTGCTGGCCGGGGACGGACCTGACTTCGACACCCTCCTCGACGGGATGCTCGGCGGGAAGATCAAGGCCCTCGTCTGCCTGGAGAGCGACCCCCTCCTCGACCACCCCGACCCGGGGCGTGTCGAGGCGGCCCTGGCCCGCCTCGACACCCTGGTCGTTCTGGACTGCCTGCCGACCCGGACGCTCCACGGCGCCGACATCCTTCTGCCGACCCGGGCCCCGGCCGAGTCCGACGGAACCTATGTCAACAACGAGGGGCGCATGCAGACCTATGCCCGGGTCTTCGAACCGGGGATTCCGATAAGTGTCTCCGGCGGCGGCGACCACCCCCCGCGCACCTTCCGCCCCGACACCCCGGGTGAACAACCGCTTCCGGCCTGGGCTGTCCTTGAGATGCTGCGCGGCCGCCCCGCCGAGCTGACAGCGGTCCGCTCCGAGCTTGTCGAAAGCGACGCCCGTTTTTCCGGCCTGGAAGAGCTCGAGGCGGGCGGGACCGGGCAGCGAGTCACGGGAAGCGGTACCCTGCCGCCAGCCGGGGAGCCGCCCCTGCCCGGATGCACCCCCGGGGGAACCCTGCAACTGCTGTCGGTGGACGCCTTCGCCGGCTCCGAACCCTTCTCGGCCCTGTCCGGGCCGCTGGTCGCGATCCGGCCGGAGCCGCACCTGCTGATCTCCCCGGCCGACGCCGAACGACTGGATATCGAGGACGGGGCCCCGGTGCGCCTGACCACCGAGCGAGGCCACCTCGCCCTCCCTGCACGCCACGCCGCCCCCCTTCCACCGGGCCTCCTCCTCCTGCCGCGCCTGCTCGGGACGGCCAGCGAGCCCTTCGTTCCCGGGGGGCCGCCCCTCGACTGCACCGTCGAACGGGAGGGGGAACGATGA